One genomic region from Leifsonia poae encodes:
- a CDS encoding glycosyl hydrolase family 95 catalytic domain-containing protein, whose amino-acid sequence MTDDTLRLAWRRPADSWEQAIPLGDGLLGAMVFGGSDGRYQVNDSTVWSGTPQTPADALRRVVGGGAGPDRLLAVREALTAGDLDEAERLLLSFEGDYSQEFLPFVDLFVGIPGATPTVGVPARVLDLDRAIVQERLTVGTAQVRRVSRIDAKTLVITIDSDEPLPDVRIRLATPLRELGRRAAEGILGLDIAIPIDGAPLHEQSVVPPRRYADADDGGYDGFASAVLAVRSDGMTESDESGLTIRHAGRLLIALSSSTRAESWWAGADDEWRSVSRETIRNRARERALGAFAENASPAASDTSACRPAAARFAIGGRRGGCWDVEGDVLRGADDSLRATVAAEYGRYLLESSSRPGGPAANLQGIWNGELRPAWSSNYTININTQMNYWAAGPLGLTEAAEPQIALVERIARTGGDVARELYGARGWVAHHNSDFWGWSLPVGMGHGAPSWAIWMMGGVWLCHSLWDQYEFTGDTALLRDRIWPLLRGATAFCLDWLQVGADGTAFLAPSTSPENMYRDGDGRARALGLTATMDLELIAALFQRALRAIDTVDAGDPLRGEIEAALATIPLPPVGSDGRLREWSADVEDAEPGHRHLSPLVGLHPLDLITPRATPELAEAARRFLDARGPGAMGWSWAWKIALRARLGDGDIAADLLMQALTPFDGDSLRHGPVDGSEWGGLLPNLFSTHPPFQIDGNLGFPAAIAELLLQSHDGGIDLLPALPSAWPLGHVDGLRARGGLAVDLTWSDGRLDEAVLHNLRPEPCQVLVRYGATDIDVQIPGTGTYVVTNPPHHPHPDTDEGVRAITVRNS is encoded by the coding sequence ATGACCGACGACACCCTTCGGCTCGCGTGGCGGAGACCCGCCGACAGCTGGGAGCAGGCCATCCCCCTCGGCGACGGCCTGCTCGGCGCCATGGTCTTCGGCGGCTCCGACGGCCGCTATCAGGTGAACGATTCGACGGTGTGGTCGGGAACCCCGCAGACACCGGCAGACGCGCTCCGGCGGGTGGTCGGGGGCGGTGCCGGCCCGGACCGCCTTCTCGCGGTGCGGGAGGCGCTCACGGCAGGCGACCTCGACGAAGCCGAGCGACTGCTGCTGAGCTTCGAGGGCGACTACAGCCAGGAGTTCCTGCCGTTCGTCGATCTCTTCGTCGGGATCCCCGGAGCGACACCGACAGTGGGAGTGCCGGCCCGGGTGCTCGACCTCGACCGGGCGATCGTCCAAGAACGGTTGACGGTCGGCACCGCGCAGGTTCGACGGGTCTCTCGTATCGACGCGAAGACGCTCGTCATCACCATCGACTCTGACGAGCCGCTCCCGGATGTGCGCATCCGCCTGGCGACCCCGCTCCGCGAGCTCGGCCGCCGAGCTGCGGAGGGGATCCTGGGGCTCGATATCGCCATCCCCATCGATGGCGCACCCCTGCACGAACAATCCGTCGTCCCCCCGCGCCGTTACGCGGACGCGGACGACGGCGGCTATGACGGCTTCGCTTCCGCGGTTCTCGCGGTGCGGAGTGACGGCATGACGGAGTCGGACGAATCCGGTCTGACGATCCGTCACGCCGGCCGGCTGCTGATCGCCCTCTCGTCGTCGACCCGCGCTGAGTCGTGGTGGGCCGGCGCGGACGACGAGTGGCGGAGCGTCTCGCGTGAGACGATCCGGAACCGGGCTCGGGAGCGCGCGCTCGGCGCGTTCGCCGAGAACGCCTCCCCGGCCGCGAGCGACACTTCAGCGTGTCGTCCGGCGGCGGCACGGTTCGCGATCGGCGGCAGGCGCGGGGGCTGTTGGGACGTGGAGGGGGACGTCCTCCGCGGTGCCGACGACTCGCTCCGGGCGACGGTTGCGGCCGAGTACGGCCGCTATCTGCTCGAGTCGTCGTCGCGGCCAGGCGGACCGGCCGCGAACCTCCAGGGCATCTGGAACGGCGAACTCCGACCGGCCTGGTCTTCGAACTACACGATCAACATCAACACACAGATGAACTATTGGGCGGCCGGACCCCTCGGGCTCACCGAAGCCGCGGAACCGCAGATCGCCCTCGTCGAGCGCATCGCGCGCACCGGGGGTGACGTTGCTCGCGAGCTCTACGGCGCCCGTGGCTGGGTCGCGCACCACAACAGCGACTTCTGGGGGTGGAGCCTTCCGGTCGGCATGGGGCACGGCGCCCCGAGCTGGGCGATCTGGATGATGGGCGGGGTCTGGCTCTGCCATTCACTGTGGGATCAGTACGAGTTCACCGGCGACACGGCACTGCTGCGCGACCGGATCTGGCCGCTGCTGCGGGGCGCCACCGCGTTCTGCCTCGACTGGCTCCAGGTCGGAGCGGACGGCACCGCCTTCCTCGCCCCGTCCACCTCGCCGGAGAACATGTACCGGGATGGAGACGGGCGCGCCAGGGCCCTCGGGCTGACGGCGACGATGGACCTCGAGCTCATCGCTGCGCTCTTCCAGCGTGCGCTTCGTGCGATCGACACGGTCGACGCCGGCGATCCGCTGCGCGGCGAGATCGAGGCAGCCCTCGCAACCATCCCCTTGCCCCCCGTCGGCAGCGACGGGCGGTTGCGCGAATGGTCGGCCGACGTCGAGGATGCCGAGCCGGGGCATCGCCACCTCTCGCCCCTCGTGGGCCTGCATCCGCTCGATCTCATCACACCGCGCGCCACTCCGGAGCTCGCCGAGGCGGCACGGCGATTCCTCGACGCGCGCGGCCCGGGGGCGATGGGCTGGTCCTGGGCGTGGAAGATCGCCCTGCGCGCCAGGCTCGGCGACGGAGACATCGCCGCCGACCTGCTGATGCAGGCCCTCACCCCCTTCGACGGCGACTCGCTTCGGCACGGACCGGTCGACGGATCGGAGTGGGGAGGACTCCTCCCCAATCTGTTCAGTACCCACCCGCCGTTCCAGATCGACGGCAACCTCGGCTTCCCCGCGGCTATCGCCGAACTCCTGCTGCAGAGTCACGACGGTGGCATAGACCTCCTCCCCGCACTGCCGTCGGCGTGGCCCCTCGGCCACGTCGACGGTCTCCGCGCGCGCGGAGGGCTCGCCGTCGACCTGACCTGGTCCGACGGTCGGCTCGACGAAGCCGTGCTTCACAATCTGCGTCCGGAGCCGTGCCAGGTGCTTGTGAGGTACGGCGCCACGGACATCGACGTTCAGATCCCCGGAACGGGGACCTACGTCGTCACGAACCCACCACACCACCCCCATCCCGACACCGACGAAGGTGTCCGGGCAATCACAGTGAGGAACTCATGA
- a CDS encoding acetylxylan esterase — MTSPPAVAPLGREPLPTPADYRAFWATAMDEARRFPLATDLTRVDTGLTAIEVFDVTFRGSGGRPVRGWLRLPLHRAGPLPAVLHANGYGAGRLSPIDDLTWSAAGYAHLIVNTHGQGGGSSGHLLDGITDAERSYYRGVFVDAARAVDVLRSLDGVDPTRVAMIGNSQGGGIALGIGAIVPDLIAVLAQAPFLTDAPQALRLATSGPWTDLRDYLAEHPDRADTVARTLSYVDGVTSARHATAPGWISAGLDDQICPPQTARTAASAYAAPVTLREWPGAGHEAGATADRQMALTVLRERFGSGLARLR, encoded by the coding sequence ATGACGTCCCCTCCTGCCGTCGCCCCGCTGGGACGCGAGCCTCTGCCGACCCCGGCCGACTACCGCGCATTCTGGGCGACGGCGATGGATGAGGCACGACGCTTCCCCCTGGCGACAGACCTCACTAGGGTCGACACCGGGCTGACCGCGATCGAGGTGTTCGACGTCACCTTCCGCGGTTCGGGGGGACGGCCCGTGCGCGGCTGGCTGAGGCTGCCGTTACACCGCGCCGGCCCCCTCCCCGCGGTACTCCACGCCAACGGCTACGGCGCGGGCAGGCTCAGCCCGATCGACGACCTGACCTGGTCGGCCGCGGGCTACGCCCACCTCATCGTGAACACGCACGGCCAGGGCGGCGGCAGCAGCGGGCACCTCCTCGACGGGATCACAGACGCCGAACGTTCGTACTATCGGGGCGTCTTCGTCGATGCCGCACGGGCCGTCGACGTACTCCGGAGCCTCGACGGAGTCGACCCGACCCGGGTGGCCATGATCGGCAACAGCCAGGGAGGGGGGATCGCGCTCGGCATCGGCGCAATCGTGCCCGACCTCATAGCTGTTCTCGCGCAGGCGCCATTCCTGACCGATGCTCCCCAGGCACTCCGACTCGCCACGAGCGGGCCCTGGACCGACCTGCGCGACTACCTGGCCGAGCATCCCGATCGGGCCGACACGGTCGCCCGCACCCTCTCCTATGTCGACGGAGTCACCTCCGCCCGGCATGCGACGGCGCCGGGATGGATCTCGGCGGGACTGGACGACCAGATCTGCCCACCGCAGACCGCCCGCACGGCCGCCTCGGCCTACGCCGCGCCGGTGACCCTCCGCGAGTGGCCGGGCGCCGGGCACGAGGCCGGTGCCACCGCCGACCGCCAGATGGCTCTCACGGTGCTGCGGGAACGCTTCGGCTCAGGCCTCGCGCGTCTTCGGTGA
- a CDS encoding alpha-galactosidase, whose translation MPDDYGGVVSLRASGTSLVIDTARRVPRVLHWGADLGPLDGETAQALSETAGPAVLNNSPDLPRAFSLWPTEFEGWAGTPAQEGHAAGSATTPRPETVAVRHRPDGENGGVIEIDLVDEITALRSTMTLDLDPFGVLAVGITVTRDASLAPETAATPYTLDALRVLLPVPDRAVEILDFTGKWCRERAPQRGPIFFGSHVRRARRGKPGHDAPFLVVAGTEDLSFGRGEAWATHLAWSGDAEYLVERLTEGAGPFSATIGVGEGLRPGEITLGDGDSYTAPTALFIWSANGLDGIASRLHRRLRARPGHPATPRLLTLNSWEAVYFDHDLDRLTALVERAARVGVERIVLDDGWFHGRRDANAGLGDWFVDRSVWPDGLSPLVELVRSHGMQFGIWFEPEMINLDSDLARAHPEWVLGPRQALGATARDQYVLDLSRVEVYEHVLAQISTIVEEYRIDYIKWDHNRDLSEPVSGSAGIDHPVVHEQTVALYRMLDTLRARHPRLEIETCSGGGGRVDLGILDRTDRVWASDCNDPVERLQIERWTRMLVPPELIGSHLGAARSHTTSRRTDLSFRLIVALTSHAGIEWDLQEADDDELERIAGWGAVYRELRSLIHTGRVVNADLADDATVLSGIIADDDARALYTWARLTTSAPGQTGRVRFPGLAADARYSVRIRNEFGPASRHQSADPSWIAEALHPDGVTIPGSVLAVAGVPMPTLNPQQAMLFDLVRLP comes from the coding sequence ATGCCTGACGACTACGGCGGCGTCGTTTCCCTGCGCGCTTCAGGGACGTCTCTCGTCATCGACACGGCGAGGCGAGTGCCGCGTGTGCTGCACTGGGGAGCGGATCTCGGACCCCTCGACGGCGAGACAGCGCAGGCGTTGAGCGAGACCGCCGGACCAGCCGTCCTCAACAACTCACCGGATCTCCCCCGCGCCTTCAGCCTGTGGCCGACCGAGTTCGAGGGATGGGCGGGCACCCCGGCCCAAGAAGGACACGCCGCCGGCTCCGCGACGACCCCGCGACCGGAGACCGTTGCCGTCCGCCACCGACCAGACGGTGAGAACGGCGGAGTCATCGAGATCGACCTGGTCGACGAGATCACCGCCCTGCGCTCCACGATGACGCTCGACCTCGACCCGTTCGGCGTGCTCGCCGTCGGCATCACCGTCACCCGGGATGCCTCACTCGCCCCCGAGACGGCCGCCACGCCCTACACACTCGACGCCCTGCGAGTGCTCCTCCCCGTGCCCGACCGTGCCGTCGAGATCCTCGACTTCACCGGCAAGTGGTGCCGCGAGCGCGCCCCGCAGCGCGGGCCGATCTTCTTCGGCAGCCATGTCCGCCGGGCCCGGCGCGGGAAGCCCGGCCACGATGCCCCGTTCCTCGTCGTCGCCGGCACGGAAGACCTGTCTTTCGGTCGGGGGGAGGCGTGGGCGACCCACCTCGCCTGGAGCGGGGACGCGGAGTACCTCGTCGAGAGGCTCACCGAAGGGGCGGGCCCCTTCTCAGCGACCATCGGAGTCGGAGAGGGGCTGCGCCCTGGAGAGATCACCCTCGGCGACGGCGACAGTTACACCGCACCCACAGCGCTTTTCATCTGGTCGGCGAACGGACTCGACGGGATCGCGAGTCGTCTGCATCGTCGGCTGCGCGCGCGTCCGGGCCACCCCGCCACCCCACGCCTCCTGACGCTGAACTCGTGGGAGGCGGTCTACTTCGACCACGACCTCGACCGGCTGACCGCCCTTGTCGAGCGCGCCGCCCGCGTCGGAGTCGAACGCATCGTGCTCGACGACGGGTGGTTCCACGGGCGCCGCGACGCGAACGCAGGCCTCGGCGACTGGTTCGTCGACCGATCGGTCTGGCCCGATGGGCTCTCCCCGCTGGTGGAGCTCGTCCGCTCCCACGGGATGCAGTTCGGCATCTGGTTCGAGCCGGAGATGATCAACCTCGACTCCGACCTCGCGCGCGCGCATCCGGAGTGGGTGCTCGGGCCGCGTCAAGCGCTCGGCGCGACCGCGCGAGACCAGTACGTCCTCGACCTGAGCCGGGTCGAGGTGTACGAGCACGTCCTCGCGCAGATCAGCACGATCGTCGAGGAGTACCGCATCGACTACATCAAATGGGACCACAACCGCGATCTGTCGGAGCCGGTGAGCGGTTCCGCCGGGATCGACCACCCCGTGGTGCACGAGCAGACGGTCGCCCTCTACCGGATGCTCGACACGCTTCGGGCGCGGCACCCCCGGCTGGAGATCGAGACCTGCTCCGGCGGCGGCGGCCGGGTCGATCTGGGCATCCTGGACCGCACCGATCGCGTGTGGGCCTCGGATTGCAACGATCCGGTGGAACGTCTCCAGATCGAACGCTGGACCCGGATGCTCGTTCCACCGGAACTCATCGGCTCGCACCTCGGCGCCGCACGATCGCACACGACCTCGCGGCGCACAGATCTCTCCTTCCGGCTGATCGTGGCCTTGACCTCCCACGCGGGGATCGAGTGGGATCTGCAGGAGGCCGACGACGACGAGCTCGAACGCATCGCCGGGTGGGGGGCGGTCTATCGCGAGCTGCGCAGCCTCATCCACACCGGCCGGGTCGTCAACGCCGACCTCGCCGACGACGCCACCGTGCTCTCCGGGATCATCGCCGACGACGATGCCCGCGCGCTCTACACCTGGGCCCGCCTCACCACCTCGGCGCCCGGCCAGACCGGCCGGGTGCGGTTCCCCGGTCTCGCCGCCGATGCCCGCTATTCCGTGCGCATCCGGAACGAGTTCGGCCCGGCCAGCCGCCACCAGAGCGCCGATCCGTCGTGGATCGCGGAGGCGCTGCACCCGGATGGCGTGACCATCCCCGGATCGGTCCTCGCGGTCGCCGGAGTTCCGATGCCCACTCTCAACCCCCAGCAAGCGATGCTGTTCGACCTCGTCCGTCTGCCCTGA
- a CDS encoding carbohydrate ABC transporter permease, whose translation MTTAPTTDATTATMAAAPSAFSTRTPRKRSRRRLTAGRTIAWVYLAIIVVVTIFPFYWMLRSSLSNNFAMIANPSSPFPVGFTFGPFLRVLGLEDSHEAIAQGGSGATVQILHYLVNSVIYATVSTVLIVFFSLIAAYAFARLQWRGRELVFSLFLAALMVPGILTLLPNFVLIKELGLLNTFAGMILPGALFSAFNIFFLRQFMLGLSTEIEEAALIDGAGKLRILFRLTIPMTSGPIITLSILGFIGVWNDYFWPLLVTSDASVQPLTLGLAVFKQSSPQTQPDWAGLMAATLVAALPMLILFMAFGKRIVNSIGFSGLK comes from the coding sequence ATGACGACCGCACCGACCACCGACGCCACGACCGCCACCATGGCCGCGGCGCCCTCCGCCTTCTCCACCAGAACGCCGAGGAAGCGCTCGCGACGACGGCTCACCGCGGGCCGCACGATCGCCTGGGTCTACCTTGCGATCATCGTCGTGGTCACGATCTTCCCGTTCTACTGGATGCTGAGATCCTCCCTCTCGAACAATTTCGCGATGATCGCCAACCCGTCGTCGCCGTTCCCCGTCGGCTTCACCTTCGGGCCGTTCCTCCGTGTGCTCGGTCTGGAAGACTCCCACGAGGCGATCGCCCAGGGCGGTTCAGGCGCGACGGTGCAGATTCTGCACTATCTGGTCAACTCGGTCATCTATGCGACGGTCTCCACCGTGCTGATCGTGTTCTTCTCCCTCATCGCCGCCTATGCGTTCGCGCGGCTCCAGTGGCGCGGTCGGGAACTCGTGTTCTCGCTCTTCCTCGCCGCCCTGATGGTTCCAGGCATCCTCACCCTGCTGCCGAACTTCGTGCTCATCAAAGAGCTCGGACTTCTCAACACCTTCGCCGGGATGATCCTGCCCGGCGCCCTCTTCTCCGCCTTCAACATCTTCTTCCTCCGGCAGTTCATGCTGGGCCTCTCAACCGAGATCGAAGAGGCGGCGCTCATCGACGGTGCGGGGAAGCTCCGCATCCTGTTCCGGTTGACGATCCCGATGACCAGCGGGCCGATCATCACTCTTTCGATCCTCGGCTTCATCGGGGTGTGGAACGACTACTTCTGGCCGTTGCTCGTCACCTCCGACGCCAGTGTGCAGCCGTTGACACTCGGCCTCGCCGTCTTCAAGCAGTCGTCGCCGCAGACGCAGCCGGACTGGGCCGGGCTGATGGCGGCGACCCTCGTGGCGGCGCTGCCCATGCTCATCCTGTTCATGGCCTTCGGAAAGCGGATCGTGAATTCGATCGGATTCTCGGGGCTCAAATGA
- a CDS encoding ABC transporter substrate-binding protein gives MKKLRIIAGIAAAALATVGLAACSSDNASGGKVTVNWWTWDDHQAANYALCIPGFEKANPDITVKISQYNVNDYFTKLTAGFVSGTAPDAFQNSVPLLGQYAGQKQIMPLDDLIKKSNFDMSTFNIGVDSWKYTDGKQYGIPLDWAGAAIYFNEDMVKAAGLTDDQIKNMTWNPDDGGTFDKIVAHLTVDKNGKRGDEPGFDKNNVKTYGIGTLAAGDFNGQTSWNPFVTTLGWKLGGDVKAWPKQLPFDDPRLAKTLDYIRTLGDRGLMPKFGQFTVSSAEQMGAGQVAMAQDGTWNATTLTKVPGLKVGIAPTVEGPDGRGMISNSNANNIYVGTKHVDQTWKWVSYMGTVGCQTIAGKTATFLPSIAQALQATVDAQKAEGVDISSFVEALKGGELYPAPPTANGQELVDTLQPMFEAFFNGEGDTSFLKSAQEKSKEILSKK, from the coding sequence ATGAAAAAGCTCCGCATCATCGCCGGCATCGCCGCCGCCGCGCTTGCGACCGTCGGGTTGGCGGCCTGCTCGTCCGACAACGCCTCCGGTGGAAAAGTGACCGTCAACTGGTGGACCTGGGACGATCACCAGGCGGCCAACTACGCGCTGTGCATCCCGGGATTCGAAAAGGCGAACCCCGACATCACGGTCAAGATCTCGCAGTACAACGTGAACGACTACTTCACGAAGCTGACCGCCGGTTTCGTCTCCGGCACCGCACCGGACGCGTTCCAGAACAGCGTCCCGCTGCTCGGTCAGTACGCCGGGCAGAAGCAGATCATGCCCCTCGATGATCTGATCAAGAAGTCGAACTTCGACATGAGCACGTTCAACATCGGCGTCGACTCCTGGAAGTACACCGACGGCAAGCAGTACGGCATCCCGCTGGACTGGGCCGGCGCGGCGATCTACTTCAATGAAGACATGGTCAAGGCGGCCGGCCTCACCGACGACCAGATCAAGAACATGACCTGGAACCCTGACGACGGTGGGACCTTCGACAAAATCGTCGCCCATCTGACCGTCGACAAGAACGGCAAGCGCGGCGATGAGCCCGGTTTCGACAAGAACAACGTGAAGACTTACGGCATCGGCACCCTCGCCGCGGGCGACTTCAACGGTCAGACCTCCTGGAACCCGTTCGTCACCACGCTCGGTTGGAAGCTCGGGGGTGACGTGAAGGCGTGGCCGAAGCAGCTCCCGTTCGACGACCCCCGCCTGGCGAAGACGCTCGACTACATCCGCACCCTCGGCGACCGCGGCCTGATGCCGAAGTTCGGTCAGTTCACCGTCTCCTCGGCCGAACAGATGGGCGCAGGGCAAGTGGCGATGGCCCAGGACGGAACCTGGAACGCCACGACGCTGACGAAGGTCCCCGGCCTCAAGGTCGGCATCGCGCCGACCGTGGAGGGCCCGGACGGGCGTGGGATGATCAGCAACTCGAACGCGAACAACATCTACGTCGGAACCAAGCACGTCGACCAGACCTGGAAGTGGGTCTCCTACATGGGCACCGTCGGCTGCCAGACCATCGCCGGAAAGACGGCGACCTTCCTGCCTTCGATCGCGCAGGCGCTGCAGGCGACCGTCGATGCTCAGAAGGCCGAGGGTGTCGACATCTCCAGCTTCGTCGAGGCGCTGAAGGGCGGCGAGCTCTACCCGGCGCCCCCGACCGCCAACGGACAGGAGCTCGTGGACACACTGCAGCCGATGTTTGAGGCATTCTTCAATGGGGAGGGCGACACCTCCTTCCTGAAGTCGGCGCAGGAGAAGTCGAAAGAGATCCTGTCCAAGAAGTAG
- a CDS encoding ROK family transcriptional regulator, with protein sequence MNDEMKTRTVLLDSLSDAATRVFTTILTRSPISRIDVARLTGLSQGAVTRAVAPLAAAGLVNDSLDPTLTGLPGRPVSPVAVVAEAVVALGVKVNADELIGVATDVTTRTILSDRLPLTSHDPAAVIDAIVTICSRLQGRLGALGSRLACIGVAVSGDVDMTSGVVRDSALMNWRSVDLGAALAERLDQRIVVENDVRALTIGEHWFGVGLGTSSFAIVTIGRGIGSGLHLNGEVVEGAYGVAGEIGHLPLTSPDRICACGRRGCVEAVAATSAIVAVVSEAHGRSVSIDEAVELGRRGDPAAVAAFAEAGQVIGAAIASLVNLVGPELVIIGGEGVANFDLLETSLRRSYAEHVFASADRCRIVVRPHTFEDWARGAAATAIRSLVV encoded by the coding sequence ATGAACGATGAGATGAAGACGCGCACAGTGCTGCTCGATTCGTTGTCCGACGCGGCGACACGCGTGTTCACGACCATCCTGACGCGCAGCCCCATCAGCAGAATCGACGTCGCCCGGCTCACCGGGCTCTCTCAGGGCGCAGTGACGAGAGCGGTGGCCCCTCTCGCAGCCGCCGGACTGGTCAACGACTCGCTCGACCCGACGCTCACCGGGCTGCCGGGGCGGCCGGTCAGCCCGGTCGCGGTCGTCGCCGAGGCCGTCGTGGCTTTGGGGGTCAAGGTGAACGCCGACGAGCTCATCGGGGTCGCCACCGACGTCACCACTCGCACCATCCTCTCCGACCGGCTGCCGCTGACCTCCCATGACCCCGCGGCCGTCATCGACGCCATCGTGACGATCTGCTCACGGCTGCAGGGGAGGCTCGGTGCCCTCGGATCGCGCCTGGCGTGCATCGGGGTCGCCGTCTCCGGCGACGTCGACATGACCTCGGGGGTCGTCCGCGACTCGGCTCTGATGAACTGGCGCAGCGTCGACCTCGGCGCCGCCCTGGCGGAACGCCTGGACCAGCGCATCGTCGTCGAGAACGACGTGCGCGCGCTCACGATCGGTGAGCACTGGTTCGGTGTCGGCCTGGGCACCAGCTCGTTCGCCATCGTCACCATCGGCCGGGGGATCGGAAGCGGCCTCCACCTCAACGGCGAGGTCGTCGAAGGTGCATACGGGGTGGCCGGTGAGATCGGACATCTGCCGCTCACCTCGCCCGACAGGATCTGCGCTTGCGGTCGTCGCGGCTGCGTCGAGGCGGTCGCCGCGACGAGCGCCATCGTGGCCGTCGTCTCCGAAGCCCACGGCCGGAGCGTCTCCATCGACGAGGCAGTCGAGCTCGGCCGCCGGGGCGACCCCGCCGCCGTCGCCGCCTTCGCCGAAGCGGGTCAGGTCATCGGCGCAGCCATCGCCAGCCTCGTCAACCTGGTGGGACCGGAACTGGTCATCATCGGCGGCGAGGGCGTGGCGAACTTCGACCTCCTCGAGACCTCGCTCCGTCGGTCATACGCGGAGCACGTCTTCGCCTCGGCCGACCGGTGTCGCATCGTCGTGCGGCCGCACACCTTCGAAGACTGGGCGCGCGGCGCGGCCGCCACCGCGATCCGCTCGTTGGTCGTCTAG
- a CDS encoding carbohydrate ABC transporter permease: MTISNVPPAVHPTETAGSSRRRTRRPANTFAPSHRGDGRLAWILIAPAMIGFLVFALYPTLRGIYLSFTDFRLLSAPNWIGFQNFVELAQDGTFWQSLGITVYFVLIAVVLTLAVSLLTAAVLHRVTNSTVLRGLIILPFLISGVVAATVWSWMLDAQLGIVNQLVHALGGDGIRFLTSREWAIPSLAFIQVWKNMGYTSIIIFAGMQTIPPSIYEAGRIDGASEPKMFFRLTLPLLRPILALVVVLNVIGAFQVFDIVSVATKGGPANASNVLQMYIYQKAFGQFDFGYASAMSLALFAILIVITFVQMRLLRASESDNA; the protein is encoded by the coding sequence ATGACGATCTCCAACGTTCCTCCTGCTGTCCACCCGACTGAGACCGCAGGCTCGTCACGACGGCGCACCCGTCGGCCGGCGAACACGTTCGCGCCGTCCCATCGGGGCGACGGCCGGCTCGCCTGGATCCTCATCGCGCCGGCGATGATCGGATTCCTCGTCTTCGCCCTCTACCCGACCCTGCGCGGCATCTACCTGAGCTTCACCGACTTCCGACTGTTGAGCGCACCGAACTGGATCGGCTTCCAGAACTTCGTCGAACTCGCCCAGGACGGCACATTCTGGCAGTCGCTCGGAATCACCGTCTACTTCGTGCTGATCGCCGTCGTCCTCACCCTGGCGGTCTCCCTCCTCACGGCCGCCGTGCTGCACCGCGTGACGAACTCCACGGTTCTGCGCGGCCTGATCATCCTGCCGTTCCTCATCTCGGGTGTGGTCGCCGCCACCGTCTGGTCGTGGATGCTCGACGCTCAGCTCGGCATCGTGAACCAGCTCGTCCACGCTCTCGGAGGCGACGGCATCCGCTTCCTCACCTCGCGGGAGTGGGCGATCCCGTCGCTGGCCTTCATCCAGGTGTGGAAGAACATGGGGTACACCTCGATCATCATCTTCGCCGGAATGCAGACGATCCCGCCCTCGATCTACGAGGCGGGCCGGATCGACGGGGCCAGCGAGCCGAAGATGTTCTTCCGTCTCACGCTTCCGCTGCTCCGGCCCATTCTCGCCCTGGTCGTCGTGCTCAACGTGATCGGCGCGTTCCAGGTCTTCGACATCGTCTCGGTCGCCACGAAGGGCGGGCCGGCCAACGCCTCCAACGTGCTGCAGATGTACATCTACCAGAAGGCGTTCGGACAATTCGACTTCGGATACGCCTCTGCCATGTCGCTGGCGCTGTTCGCCATCCTCATCGTGATCACCTTCGTGCAGATGCGACTGCTGCGCGCGAGCGAATCGGACAACGCATGA